In a single window of the Oscillospiraceae bacterium genome:
- the uvrC gene encoding excinuclease ABC subunit UvrC, translating to MTDRKQKALALPLEPGVYLMKDKTGAVIYVGKAKQLKSRVSQYFQDHKHDAKTRRMVANIDDFDVIVVNSEREALVLEASLIVKYKPKYNIALKRIKGFPYIKVSAQEEFPKLSTTLKWEKDGNKYYGPYMSRTNSEIVLQKISEAMKLPTCKYEFPRDIGKKPCLNVQMNRCMGICTGKISSQQYHAIIGNIVSVLEGKYMKVADSLQAEMEMASDELNFELAALLRDRYKAIVALGQRQKVVSGSMADCDVVGLHEQDGRCCVAVLHYADGVVFDKHTEVIDAVVHGGACETMTEFVKQFYLPRNHMPRKLYLSHDIDDRDVFAAALKEQVGHTVEVNVPQRGQYKEMTDLAVKNAREQLEWMTSSEEKTSRMLESLQKTLALDETPKRIEACDISNTGDVGIVGAMTVFIDGKAKRSEYKLFKVKDVTSQDDYHSMQEVLTRRFKRLQEQSEGFANAPDLLLVDGGSTHAAMARKVVREMGFDIPVFGMAKDAKHRTRALVTPDGDEIGLLAHLFSFIGRIQEETHRFAIQFHRNQRGKASYSSILDKIEGVGPARRAALLTHFKSMKALRAASLDELCVVVPYPIAKTVHEFLGSENIS from the coding sequence ATGACTGATCGAAAACAAAAAGCCCTTGCGCTGCCGTTAGAGCCGGGCGTGTACCTCATGAAAGACAAAACAGGCGCGGTAATTTACGTTGGCAAAGCCAAGCAGTTAAAAAGCCGCGTTTCGCAGTATTTTCAAGACCATAAGCATGATGCAAAGACGCGCCGCATGGTCGCCAACATCGACGATTTTGATGTCATTGTCGTCAACAGCGAACGCGAGGCATTGGTGTTGGAAGCCTCGTTGATTGTCAAATATAAACCGAAATATAATATTGCGTTGAAGCGGATTAAAGGCTTTCCCTACATCAAAGTGTCGGCGCAAGAGGAATTTCCGAAGCTGTCAACGACGTTAAAATGGGAAAAGGACGGCAATAAGTATTACGGACCGTATATGTCACGCACGAATTCAGAAATTGTATTGCAGAAAATTAGCGAGGCGATGAAATTGCCCACTTGCAAGTACGAGTTTCCGCGTGACATCGGTAAAAAGCCTTGCTTAAATGTACAGATGAACCGCTGTATGGGCATATGCACGGGCAAGATTTCAAGCCAGCAATACCATGCCATTATCGGCAATATTGTGTCAGTGCTGGAAGGAAAATATATGAAAGTTGCCGACAGCTTGCAGGCTGAGATGGAAATGGCGTCTGACGAGTTGAATTTTGAGTTGGCAGCGTTGCTGCGCGACCGTTACAAGGCGATTGTGGCACTGGGACAGCGGCAAAAGGTTGTTAGCGGCAGTATGGCCGACTGTGATGTCGTGGGGTTGCACGAACAGGACGGACGTTGTTGCGTCGCAGTATTGCATTATGCCGATGGCGTGGTGTTTGACAAGCATACTGAGGTGATTGACGCGGTGGTGCACGGCGGTGCATGCGAAACGATGACCGAATTTGTCAAGCAGTTTTACCTGCCGCGCAACCATATGCCGCGAAAACTTTACTTGTCACATGACATAGATGACAGAGATGTTTTTGCAGCCGCGCTGAAAGAGCAGGTAGGGCATACGGTTGAGGTTAATGTGCCGCAACGCGGGCAATATAAAGAGATGACCGATTTGGCAGTAAAAAACGCGCGCGAACAGCTGGAATGGATGACTAGCAGCGAGGAAAAAACCTCGCGTATGCTGGAATCGCTGCAAAAAACATTGGCACTTGATGAAACGCCCAAACGCATTGAGGCGTGTGATATCTCCAACACCGGCGACGTTGGCATTGTTGGCGCGATGACAGTGTTTATTGACGGCAAAGCAAAGCGCAGTGAGTACAAGCTGTTTAAGGTAAAGGACGTTACATCGCAGGACGATTACCACAGTATGCAAGAAGTGCTGACGCGACGGTTCAAACGCTTGCAGGAGCAGAGCGAGGGCTTTGCCAATGCGCCGGATTTGCTTCTGGTTGACGGCGGCTCGACACACGCCGCAATGGCGCGAAAAGTTGTGCGGGAAATGGGCTTTGATATCCCCGTGTTCGGCATGGCAAAGGACGCAAAGCACCGTACCCGCGCACTGGTTACGCCGGACGGCGACGAAATTGGCTTACTTGCGCATTTGTTTTCGTTTATCGGGCGCATTCAAGAGGAAACGCACCGATTTGCGATACAATTTCACCGAAACCAACGCGGCAAGGCGAGTTACAGTTCGATACTTGATAAAATTGAGGGCGTTGGCCCGGCACGCCGTGCGGCGTTGCTGACGCACTTTAAGTCAATGAAGGCCCTGCGCGCCGCGAGCTTAGACGAATTATGCGTGGTTGTGCCATACCCGATTGCTAAAACGGTGCATGAGTTTTTGGGTAGTGAGAATATTTCGTAG
- a CDS encoding HPr family phosphocarrier protein, with product MYSKEFTINNQIGLHARPATFFIQKANEFRSSIHVEKGTRSVNAKSLLGVLSLGIVRGTAITIIANGADEEEAVNALGEMIESDFMEA from the coding sequence ATGTATTCCAAAGAATTTACCATCAACAATCAAATCGGGTTGCACGCGCGTCCGGCTACTTTTTTTATACAAAAAGCCAACGAGTTCCGTTCCAGCATTCATGTAGAAAAAGGCACGCGTAGCGTCAATGCTAAGAGTTTGCTCGGTGTGTTATCGCTCGGCATTGTGCGCGGCACGGCAATTACCATCATCGCTAATGGTGCTGACGAAGAAGAAGCTGTCAATGCATTGGGTGAGATGATAGAAAGTGATTTTATGGAAGCGTAA
- a CDS encoding undecaprenyl/decaprenyl-phosphate alpha-N-acetylglucosaminyl 1-phosphate transferase — protein sequence MTHTHYTLIMLFVAGLVAFAATPLVGKLAAFIGAIDVPQDERRMHKQPIPRLGGLAVFAGFIIAVLGMYALTEQLVMDWTLVWMLIGAVMIVVIGVIDDIKRLTAWVKFPVQVAAALIAVLGGAVIEGFSNPFVDGAFVELGIFAVPISVIWIVGMTNAINFIDGLDGLSVGVSAIGAITIFIVAAMKGNWQIALLMAALVGGTLGFLPYNVNPASMFVGDTGATFLGFVLGAVSIMGLFKFTAIVSFAVPLLILGLPLFDMLFSIVRRIRAGKSPMEADRSHVHHKLIDMGFSQKQSVSILYAVSAVLSIAAVVLAAFDEVRALIFLLAVMAVLGVAAWVIVTLRRNRRL from the coding sequence ATGACACATACGCACTATACACTTATCATGCTTTTTGTGGCTGGCTTGGTCGCTTTTGCAGCAACGCCACTTGTAGGCAAGTTGGCTGCTTTCATTGGCGCGATTGACGTGCCGCAGGACGAGCGGCGCATGCACAAACAGCCTATTCCGCGCTTAGGCGGATTGGCTGTCTTTGCCGGATTTATCATCGCCGTGTTGGGCATGTATGCCTTGACAGAGCAGTTGGTTATGGATTGGACGCTGGTGTGGATGCTCATCGGTGCGGTAATGATTGTCGTCATCGGCGTCATTGATGACATTAAGCGGTTGACAGCGTGGGTGAAATTCCCTGTACAGGTCGCGGCGGCGTTGATTGCCGTGCTCGGCGGCGCGGTGATTGAAGGGTTTAGCAACCCCTTTGTCGACGGTGCGTTTGTCGAGTTGGGCATTTTTGCCGTGCCAATTTCAGTTATTTGGATTGTGGGCATGACCAATGCCATAAACTTTATCGATGGCTTAGACGGTCTGTCCGTTGGCGTGTCGGCAATTGGTGCGATTACCATTTTTATCGTTGCAGCCATGAAAGGTAACTGGCAGATTGCTTTGTTGATGGCGGCACTTGTCGGCGGGACGCTCGGTTTTTTGCCGTATAATGTCAATCCGGCAAGTATGTTTGTCGGCGACACAGGCGCGACATTTTTAGGCTTTGTGCTAGGCGCAGTGTCGATCATGGGGCTGTTTAAGTTTACCGCTATCGTTAGCTTTGCCGTACCTTTGCTGATTTTAGGACTGCCGTTGTTTGATATGTTGTTTTCTATTGTGCGCCGCATTCGAGCAGGTAAAAGTCCTATGGAAGCCGATCGCAGCCACGTCCATCACAAGCTCATTGATATGGGTTTTTCGCAAAAGCAATCGGTGAGCATCCTCTACGCCGTATCAGCAGTGTTGAGTATCGCTGCGGTTGTGCTTGCTGCATTCGATGAAGTGCGCGCCTTGATTTTTCTGCTTGCCGTGATGGCGGTGCTTGGCGTGGCAGCATGGGTGATTGTGACGCTGCGGCGAAATCGTAGATTGTAG
- a CDS encoding phosphotransferase, with protein sequence MVSDNLLEFAAKNYGFDKATLQFVSDSTNQIYAFQKDGQYYILRFSNGSFNETKAEMEWLFYLAQNHIGVGLPLKTIHGELVTSTHENGKDFIISSFKVVAGMPFDKNNLEKWNEKIFFNWGKVMGDIHRLTKDFAFTSNTITRGSFDGRFALGDSVKSCPSVNIIVENLIKEMMALPKDKDSYGLIHNDMHPWNFHADGDSINVFDFDDSLYSWFALDIGIALYHGLWWGRKDDAGNDFTDSIIKNFLKGYLFANNLSDFWLAKIPMFMKFRQICKFSWFFDPANIDEHQKKRIDNIENDILFTDCEIKPSLFE encoded by the coding sequence ATGGTATCAGATAACCTATTAGAATTTGCGGCAAAAAACTATGGTTTTGACAAAGCAACACTTCAATTTGTCAGTGACTCAACCAATCAGATTTATGCGTTTCAAAAGGATGGGCAATATTATATCCTAAGATTTTCGAATGGCTCATTTAATGAAACAAAAGCCGAAATGGAGTGGCTATTTTATCTTGCGCAAAACCATATTGGTGTGGGCTTACCGTTGAAAACGATACACGGTGAGCTTGTAACTTCAACACACGAGAATGGTAAGGATTTTATTATTTCCTCATTTAAAGTTGTTGCCGGAATGCCATTTGATAAGAATAATTTAGAAAAATGGAATGAAAAAATATTCTTTAATTGGGGCAAGGTGATGGGTGATATTCATCGTCTTACAAAAGATTTTGCATTTACAAGCAATACCATTACACGCGGCTCATTTGACGGTAGATTCGCGCTTGGCGATAGTGTAAAAAGTTGCCCATCGGTGAATATAATTGTTGAAAATTTGATAAAAGAAATGATGGCACTGCCAAAAGACAAAGACTCTTACGGGTTGATTCACAATGATATGCACCCGTGGAATTTCCATGCAGACGGCGATAGTATCAATGTTTTTGACTTTGATGACAGCCTGTACAGCTGGTTTGCTTTGGATATAGGCATAGCATTGTATCATGGGTTGTGGTGGGGACGTAAGGATGATGCCGGTAATGATTTTACCGATAGCATAATCAAAAACTTTCTCAAAGGATACTTATTTGCAAATAATTTGAGTGATTTTTGGCTTGCAAAAATACCGATGTTTATGAAATTTCGGCAGATATGCAAATTCAGTTGGTTTTTTGACCCTGCAAATATAGATGAACATCAAAAGAAACGAATAGATAACATAGAAAACGATATCCTATTCACAGACTGCGAGATAAAGCCTTCGCTTTTCGAGTAA
- the pknB gene encoding Stk1 family PASTA domain-containing Ser/Thr kinase — protein MDRTAEQYIGKLLDNRYEVQELVGSGGMAYVYKALCHRLNRVVAVKILKDEYVNDEDFRRRFHAESQAVAQLSHPNIVSAYDVSKTSEVEYIVMEYIDGMTLKQYMQRKGALPWREALHYVTQITRALNHAHARGVIHRDIKPHNVMLLRDGSVKVADFGIARFMSMQNTLVQEALGSVHYISPEQARGSQIDVRSDLYSTGVVLYEMLTGRLPYEGDSPITVAIQHINSMPLSPRDINPDIPLGLEEITMKAMAPNIDARYANTDEMLYDLEEFRKNPAIIFGYQRNMASRGEDDPTMVMAPATLIPAPHELGNDEDMPPLKNSGYPATASEAADGLNETEALMMDQKNKKKKKFNHTFIIAAVGVLVLLGALTWAFVALLGGIFSPSTGDVVPDLVGQHYADVLAGAEVDEYDEEGHPVRHILRGFIIEEEGREFDNSDTPTVPGTIIRQNPDVGTRAAPGSLVEYVVSLGPVPATLRSEDFAGETPEAVHMRLRALGIEYVLEREPSDDVPEGLIIRIEPDDVAIAALQDGEVLTLVVSEGPPPVEVPNVMGLNITAAQALLENLGLVLAPNIYVVGSLGQATGTITGQDPEPFTVVDRGAAVQLTIVDPDNAESGETVPNMVGSTMEAVRGNNQWNNTFHIVEAGQTEYSDEHAAGRVIRQNPASGTRVEAGTTITLTISRGLRATVPSIQQGLTEASARRALEDAGLTVNVQREYSTAVNANHAIRTDPAAGARLNPGTSVTLFISNGPQPQPSPQPSPQPSPQPSPPPSPQPSPQPQPITRTMNIAIPAAFDGGDVLVRVTRGAVVEFNQTISFDAANGRFILAVTGLPTEVIMVTFDGGHPRSFALQDTPTS, from the coding sequence ATGGACAGAACAGCAGAACAATACATCGGAAAACTGCTCGACAATCGGTACGAGGTGCAAGAACTGGTCGGCTCGGGCGGCATGGCTTATGTCTATAAGGCGTTGTGTCATCGGCTTAACCGCGTGGTGGCTGTGAAAATTCTCAAAGACGAGTATGTCAATGACGAGGATTTCCGCAGGCGTTTCCACGCTGAGTCGCAGGCTGTAGCGCAGTTGTCACATCCGAATATTGTGTCAGCGTATGATGTGAGCAAAACGAGTGAAGTTGAGTACATCGTCATGGAGTACATCGACGGCATGACGCTGAAACAATATATGCAACGCAAGGGCGCGCTGCCGTGGCGTGAGGCATTGCACTATGTGACGCAAATTACGCGCGCACTCAATCACGCCCACGCACGGGGTGTCATTCACCGAGACATTAAGCCGCACAACGTTATGCTGTTGCGTGACGGCAGCGTTAAAGTTGCCGATTTTGGCATTGCGCGGTTTATGTCGATGCAAAATACACTTGTGCAGGAAGCCCTTGGCTCGGTGCATTATATTTCGCCCGAACAGGCGCGCGGCAGTCAGATTGACGTACGGAGTGACCTGTATTCAACTGGTGTTGTGCTCTATGAAATGCTGACGGGTCGCTTGCCGTACGAAGGCGACTCGCCCATTACGGTTGCCATTCAACATATCAATTCCATGCCGCTCAGCCCGCGAGATATCAATCCCGATATTCCGCTCGGCTTAGAAGAGATCACCATGAAAGCCATGGCACCTAACATCGACGCGCGGTATGCCAACACCGACGAGATGTTGTATGATTTGGAAGAGTTTAGAAAAAATCCCGCCATTATATTTGGCTATCAGCGGAATATGGCCTCTCGAGGGGAAGACGATCCGACAATGGTAATGGCGCCTGCTACGCTTATCCCCGCGCCCCATGAGTTGGGCAACGATGAAGACATGCCGCCGCTGAAAAACAGTGGATATCCCGCCACGGCGAGTGAAGCGGCCGATGGCTTGAACGAAACCGAAGCCTTAATGATGGATCAAAAAAACAAGAAAAAGAAAAAGTTCAACCACACTTTTATCATCGCCGCGGTAGGTGTGCTGGTTTTGCTCGGCGCGTTGACATGGGCATTTGTGGCATTGCTCGGCGGCATTTTTAGTCCCAGCACCGGCGATGTTGTACCGGATTTGGTTGGCCAGCACTACGCTGACGTGTTGGCGGGCGCTGAAGTAGATGAGTACGACGAAGAGGGGCATCCTGTACGTCATATCTTGCGTGGTTTTATCATCGAAGAAGAGGGACGTGAGTTTGATAATTCGGACACGCCGACTGTGCCGGGTACCATTATTCGTCAAAACCCGGATGTAGGCACACGTGCCGCGCCCGGCAGTCTTGTAGAATATGTTGTATCACTGGGGCCTGTGCCGGCAACTTTGCGGAGTGAAGACTTCGCGGGGGAAACGCCGGAGGCTGTTCACATGCGTTTGCGCGCGTTGGGCATTGAATATGTTCTCGAGAGAGAGCCCAGCGACGACGTGCCGGAGGGGTTGATTATCCGCATTGAGCCGGACGATGTCGCCATTGCCGCACTGCAAGATGGCGAAGTGTTGACACTGGTCGTCAGCGAAGGCCCGCCGCCGGTAGAAGTGCCTAACGTCATGGGGTTGAATATCACGGCAGCCCAAGCGCTCTTGGAAAATCTGGGGTTGGTGCTTGCTCCGAACATCTATGTGGTGGGATCTCTCGGACAGGCTACTGGAACAATTACTGGGCAAGACCCAGAGCCGTTTACTGTAGTTGACCGAGGGGCGGCGGTGCAGTTGACGATAGTCGATCCTGACAACGCCGAAAGCGGCGAAACTGTCCCCAATATGGTGGGGAGTACTATGGAGGCAGTGCGCGGTAATAATCAATGGAATAACACATTCCATATTGTGGAAGCGGGCCAGACAGAATACAGTGACGAACATGCTGCAGGGCGTGTGATTCGACAAAATCCGGCATCGGGTACACGCGTAGAAGCCGGTACGACGATCACTTTGACAATCAGTCGCGGTCTACGGGCAACGGTGCCCAGTATTCAGCAAGGACTGACCGAGGCGTCAGCACGGCGGGCGCTGGAAGATGCCGGCTTGACTGTTAATGTTCAACGCGAGTATTCGACGGCTGTCAACGCCAATCACGCCATTCGCACTGATCCGGCGGCAGGCGCGCGCCTTAATCCCGGCACTAGTGTGACCTTATTTATCAGCAACGGACCGCAGCCGCAGCCGTCGCCGCAACCATCACCACAGCCGTCACCGCAACCATCTCCGCCGCCCAGTCCACAACCGTCTCCGCAGCCGCAACCAATTACGCGAACGATGAATATTGCTATTCCGGCTGCTTTTGATGGCGGCGATGTGTTGGTGCGTGTCACGCGTGGTGCGGTGGTTGAATTTAACCAAACCATCAGTTTTGATGCCGCCAATGGTCGATTTATCCTGGCGGTTACAGGGTTGCCAACGGAGGTAATCATGGTAACGTTTGACGGCGGACATCCGCGGAGCTTTGCCTTGCAGGATACACCGACGAGCTGA
- a CDS encoding Stp1/IreP family PP2C-type Ser/Thr phosphatase, whose amino-acid sequence MGSDFMRAWGATDQGKARTDNQDVYYFSCDDDMALCVVCDGIGGARAGKVASKVACDTAVDEIKRRRKAGQKASLSEKSIAEAVEIANRVVYHMSTTNESYYGMGTTMVGALISGGETLVFNIGDSRAYLLSGSKLSRITRDHSAVEHMVEKGDITAEEARSHPDKNLITRALGTDEVVECDFYPLKAKKGEWLLFCSDGLNDMLDDNEMENIMTRDADMSGCCKRLIDAANARGGLDNITVVIVAL is encoded by the coding sequence GTGGGGAGTGATTTCATGCGTGCGTGGGGCGCAACAGATCAAGGCAAAGCGCGTACCGACAACCAAGACGTGTACTACTTTTCGTGCGACGATGATATGGCGTTGTGCGTTGTTTGTGATGGTATAGGCGGTGCGCGGGCGGGTAAAGTTGCCAGTAAGGTGGCCTGCGATACGGCGGTTGACGAAATTAAACGGCGACGCAAAGCCGGACAAAAGGCGTCGTTGAGCGAAAAGAGTATTGCCGAAGCTGTTGAAATTGCCAACCGCGTTGTTTATCACATGTCGACGACCAATGAGAGTTACTACGGTATGGGCACAACGATGGTGGGTGCACTGATTAGTGGCGGCGAAACGCTGGTGTTCAATATCGGTGACAGCCGGGCGTATTTACTGTCGGGTAGTAAGTTGAGCCGTATCACACGCGACCATTCGGCCGTTGAACATATGGTTGAAAAGGGGGACATTACCGCCGAGGAAGCGCGCAGCCATCCCGATAAAAATTTAATTACCCGGGCGCTGGGTACGGACGAGGTTGTGGAATGTGACTTCTATCCGCTGAAAGCCAAAAAGGGCGAATGGCTGCTTTTTTGCAGTGACGGATTGAATGATATGTTGGATGACAACGAGATGGAAAACATTATGACCCGCGATGCCGACATGAGTGGTTGCTGTAAACGCCTAATCGACGCAGCAAATGCGCGGGGCGGGCTGGATAATATTACGGTAGTTATCGTTGCTTTATAA
- the rlmN gene encoding 23S rRNA (adenine(2503)-C(2))-methyltransferase RlmN, whose translation MTALCLTLEDWRNALPDEPKFRAAQIFGWLHKGMDFDDMSNLPKALREWLKSRFGSAFPIMEDKQTSHDGTRKYLWRMQDSEKVESVAMQYSYGWSACLSVQVGCRMDCAFCATAKNGFTRNLSSGEILGQLLGMARDIGSMPSKLTLMGMGEPLDNWNNVLAFLQLAHNPDGLNMGYRHMSLSTCGLSKGLEQLLQAALPITLSISLHAPDDATRSKLMPCNKAMGVEQLIDFAKIYNDETGRRVSLEYVMIQGVTDADTQAAMLAKLLSGFAAHVNLIGLNAVTDSVYRPSDKAQVKRFAALLERRGVQVTVRRKLGEDIDAACGQLRAAVYEA comes from the coding sequence ATGACAGCGCTATGTTTGACGCTTGAAGACTGGCGAAATGCTCTGCCGGATGAGCCGAAATTTCGTGCCGCACAAATTTTCGGCTGGCTGCACAAGGGCATGGATTTTGACGATATGAGCAACTTGCCAAAAGCCTTGCGGGAGTGGCTAAAAAGTCGATTTGGCAGTGCATTTCCGATTATGGAAGATAAGCAGACTTCACATGATGGCACGCGCAAATATCTTTGGCGCATGCAAGACAGTGAAAAGGTTGAAAGTGTTGCCATGCAGTACAGTTATGGCTGGTCGGCGTGTTTATCGGTGCAAGTGGGTTGTCGTATGGACTGTGCATTTTGCGCCACCGCGAAAAACGGCTTTACACGCAACTTATCATCCGGTGAAATTCTGGGTCAACTGCTCGGAATGGCACGGGATATCGGCTCAATGCCGTCTAAGCTGACGTTGATGGGCATGGGTGAGCCCTTAGACAATTGGAATAACGTGCTGGCGTTTTTGCAGCTGGCACACAATCCGGATGGCTTGAACATGGGCTATCGCCACATGTCGCTATCAACATGTGGGCTGTCCAAAGGGTTAGAGCAGTTGTTGCAAGCGGCATTGCCCATTACGTTGTCGATTTCTCTGCATGCGCCGGATGACGCCACACGCAGCAAACTGATGCCTTGCAATAAGGCGATGGGTGTTGAACAATTGATAGATTTTGCAAAAATATATAATGACGAAACGGGTCGCAGAGTCAGCCTTGAATATGTTATGATACAAGGTGTGACTGATGCCGACACGCAGGCGGCGATGCTGGCAAAGTTGTTAAGCGGCTTTGCGGCGCACGTCAATTTGATAGGCTTAAACGCTGTGACAGATTCAGTGTATCGCCCGTCGGACAAAGCACAAGTTAAGCGATTTGCGGCGTTGCTTGAACGGCGCGGCGTGCAGGTGACTGTGCGGAGAAAGTTGGGCGAGGATATTGATGCGGCATGTGGACAATTGAGAGCCGCTGTATACGAGGCGTGA
- the rsgA gene encoding ribosome small subunit-dependent GTPase A, with product MSAGTLVKYVGGLGTVLLDDGQILGKVALRGIFRHDEIKPLVGDKVCVSCDDSVRIDEILPRRNVLVRPPIANVDCLVMVLSEAPPKSDPMLADSLTVTAECYGIDVVIAVNKSDIDEGKHWQERYAASGYPVFAVSAETGSGIAGLKTVLCGKIVVLAGKSGVGKSSLLNALFPDLALQTGEISERLKLGKHTTRHVELISCDCNTKPSQEQIKANTTSSIERQGDSALSAASRRSLIADTPGFTIYDPTCIKGKTPGELAYCYPEMRPYIDQCRYRSCRHERDEGCAILQAVQDGKISPERHATYVALLAAL from the coding sequence ATGAGCGCAGGCACGCTGGTCAAATATGTCGGCGGGTTGGGTACGGTGCTGCTTGATGATGGACAGATACTTGGAAAGGTGGCTCTCCGCGGCATATTTCGGCATGATGAAATTAAACCATTGGTGGGGGATAAAGTATGCGTGTCATGTGACGATAGTGTGAGGATTGACGAAATTCTCCCGCGTCGCAATGTGTTGGTCCGTCCGCCGATCGCTAATGTCGATTGCCTTGTCATGGTACTGTCCGAAGCACCGCCCAAGAGCGACCCTATGCTGGCCGACAGCTTGACCGTTACGGCAGAATGCTATGGCATTGACGTAGTGATTGCCGTCAACAAGTCAGATATCGACGAGGGGAAGCATTGGCAGGAACGCTATGCCGCAAGCGGGTATCCCGTCTTTGCCGTAAGTGCCGAAACAGGCAGCGGTATCGCTGGCTTAAAAACCGTATTGTGCGGCAAGATAGTGGTATTGGCAGGCAAGTCGGGTGTTGGAAAATCGAGCTTGCTCAATGCGCTGTTTCCCGATTTAGCGCTACAGACTGGAGAAATCAGTGAGCGATTAAAATTGGGCAAACACACCACGCGGCACGTTGAATTGATTTCTTGTGACTGCAATACTAAACCAAGTCAAGAGCAGATAAAAGCGAACACAACATCATCAATAGAACGTCAAGGTGATTCGGCATTGTCTGCGGCGTCGCGCCGTAGCCTGATTGCCGATACGCCCGGCTTTACCATCTATGATCCCACTTGCATCAAGGGGAAAACGCCCGGTGAGTTGGCCTATTGCTATCCCGAAATGCGGCCGTATATTGATCAATGCCGTTATCGCAGCTGTCGTCATGAGCGTGACGAGGGCTGTGCTATCTTGCAAGCCGTGCAAGACGGTAAAATTTCGCCTGAACGACATGCGACTTATGTTGCGTTGTTGGCTGCACTATGA
- the rsmB gene encoding 16S rRNA (cytosine(967)-C(5))-methyltransferase RsmB, translated as MEHDVARKAALAALAENRKSGTYIERAVNDVTEGLSARDAAFCTWLCHGVVQNLTLLDFFIAQKADLAKIEPRVLNCLRLGVYQLFASETIPPSAAVNETVNLVRGCGASQRAVNFANAVMRNFTRDENPWALPPREPFDEYCAVRYSLPKWMIQCFIARLGEAAAEALCQAFHSQPPTTLQFMDVNKEELRAQLMEAGLVVSDSQLWYECLQVNSAARLTSLSAWRDGHIWVADVGAMLAIEAGGVQPGMKILDACAAPGGKTFALARALNGTGHITACDVQANKVKALQAAVKHMKLDNVDVCRQNAKVFVPQWENAFDLVVCDLPCSGLGVIAKKPDIRWKEEHDIAHLPAMQADMLSNLSRYVKPGGKLLYVTCTLLEEENEKVAENFTRKHLEFVPKNFECLGQTASSVTLWPHIHGIDGFFFASWEKIQ; from the coding sequence ATGGAACATGACGTGGCACGCAAAGCGGCGTTGGCGGCGCTAGCGGAGAATCGAAAAAGCGGCACATATATCGAGCGCGCTGTCAATGACGTGACCGAGGGCCTGAGTGCCCGTGACGCTGCGTTTTGTACGTGGCTATGCCATGGTGTAGTGCAGAATTTGACGTTGCTCGACTTCTTCATCGCGCAGAAAGCGGATCTTGCTAAAATTGAGCCGCGGGTATTGAATTGCCTGCGTCTGGGCGTATATCAACTTTTTGCGAGCGAGACAATTCCGCCCTCGGCGGCTGTTAACGAAACGGTCAACTTGGTGCGCGGCTGCGGTGCAAGCCAACGTGCCGTCAATTTCGCTAACGCCGTTATGCGCAACTTTACGAGAGATGAAAACCCGTGGGCTTTGCCGCCGCGAGAGCCTTTTGACGAGTATTGCGCCGTGCGGTACAGCTTGCCAAAATGGATGATACAATGCTTTATCGCGCGATTGGGCGAGGCAGCAGCCGAGGCGTTGTGCCAAGCCTTCCACAGCCAACCGCCTACGACCTTGCAGTTTATGGACGTCAATAAAGAAGAGTTGCGCGCGCAGTTGATGGAGGCGGGCTTGGTTGTAAGCGATAGCCAGCTTTGGTATGAGTGTTTACAAGTTAACAGTGCGGCACGACTGACATCACTGTCGGCGTGGCGTGACGGGCATATTTGGGTTGCTGATGTTGGCGCGATGCTGGCTATTGAGGCGGGCGGCGTACAACCCGGCATGAAAATTCTTGATGCCTGTGCTGCGCCGGGCGGCAAGACATTTGCGTTGGCGCGCGCGCTGAACGGTACGGGGCATATTACGGCTTGCGATGTGCAAGCAAATAAAGTCAAAGCCTTGCAAGCCGCTGTCAAGCACATGAAGCTGGATAATGTTGACGTGTGTCGTCAAAACGCCAAAGTCTTTGTGCCGCAATGGGAAAATGCATTTGATTTAGTGGTGTGTGATTTGCCCTGTTCAGGGCTGGGTGTTATTGCTAAAAAGCCCGACATTCGATGGAAAGAGGAACATGATATTGCGCATTTGCCGGCCATGCAAGCCGATATGCTTAGTAATTTGAGCAGGTATGTTAAGCCGGGCGGCAAGTTGTTGTATGTGACTTGCACGTTGTTAGAAGAAGAAAACGAGAAAGTGGCCGAGAATTTTACGAGAAAGCACCTTGAATTTGTGCCAAAAAATTTCGAATGCTTAGGACAAACGGCGTCTAGCGTGACGCTGTGGCCGCATATACATGGGATAGACGGATTTTTCTTTGCCTCATGGGAGAAAATACAATGA